In Candidatus Edwardsbacteria bacterium, one genomic interval encodes:
- the queA gene encoding tRNA preQ1(34) S-adenosylmethionine ribosyltransferase-isomerase QueA: MKLSSFDYNLPPELIAKSPAEKRDASRLMVLYRGDGRIEHRRFSDIVEYLRPSDILVVNNTRVIPARLIGHKKGTGGEAEILLLRQEAEGLWNCLVRPGRRLMPGAQVEFRDGMMEAEIIEYRPGGQRLVRFTHQGDFYQTLEKVGQVPLPPYIDRDPHQADKDRYQTIYAKDAGAVAAPTAGLHFTPELMERIKTKGVEVLEILLHVGWGTFKGVEAEDIREHKMDAEYYQISHEVGKKLNKSDIGNRRIIAVGTTTSRALESFGQSGQLSDWTEIFIYPPYQFKIVDALITNFHLPKSTLIMLVSALAGREKVMEAYREAIKERYRFYSYGDAMLIV, translated from the coding sequence ATGAAACTCTCCTCCTTTGACTATAATCTCCCTCCGGAGCTTATCGCCAAAAGCCCCGCCGAGAAGCGGGATGCCTCCCGGCTGATGGTGCTTTATCGCGGTGACGGCCGGATAGAACACCGCCGGTTCAGTGATATTGTTGAGTACCTAAGGCCCTCCGATATCCTGGTGGTCAACAATACCAGGGTGATCCCGGCCCGGCTGATCGGCCATAAAAAAGGAACCGGCGGGGAGGCGGAGATCCTTCTATTGCGGCAGGAGGCTGAAGGCCTGTGGAACTGCTTGGTTCGTCCCGGCCGCCGCCTGATGCCCGGGGCCCAGGTCGAGTTCAGGGATGGAATGATGGAGGCCGAGATAATTGAATACCGCCCGGGCGGACAGCGGCTGGTCAGATTCACTCATCAGGGTGACTTTTATCAAACCTTGGAAAAAGTGGGGCAGGTGCCCCTGCCGCCCTATATCGACCGGGATCCCCATCAGGCGGACAAGGACCGCTACCAGACCATATATGCCAAGGATGCCGGAGCGGTGGCGGCGCCCACCGCCGGGTTGCATTTCACCCCGGAGCTGATGGAGAGGATCAAGACCAAAGGGGTGGAAGTGCTGGAGATCCTGCTGCATGTCGGCTGGGGAACCTTCAAGGGGGTGGAGGCCGAGGATATCCGGGAGCACAAGATGGATGCGGAGTACTATCAGATCAGCCATGAAGTGGGGAAAAAATTAAATAAATCGGATATAGGAAATCGGAGGATCATCGCCGTGGGGACCACCACCAGCCGGGCTTTGGAGAGCTTCGGACAGAGCGGCCAGCTGTCGGACTGGACCGAGATATTCATTTACCCGCCGTATCAGTTCAAAATCGTTGATGCCTTGATCACCAACTTCCATCTGCCCAAATCCACCCTAATCATGCTGGTGTCGGCCCTGGCCGGGCGGGAGAAGGTGATGGAGGCCTACCGGGAGGCGATCAAAGAAAGATACCGCTTCTACAGCTACGGCGACGCCATGCTGATAGTCTGA
- a CDS encoding ABC transporter ATP-binding protein → MSHHITEAKDLFYSYPDGHQAVNGLSFRIHHGESVGIIGANGAGKSTLLMLLTGILAPAKGEVVIGEVRLTKHTLNMIRQRLGMVFQNPDDQLFMTTVHDDVAFGPRNLKIDEPQVEQRVVSALEQVGILHLKDRAPFHLSAGEKRAAAIASVLSMSPDILILDEPTSSLDPKSRRRLMNILRGFEHTKIITSHDLDMVLEICQRVIVMKDGQAIADGPAKDILTNQVLMEEAGLEIPLSLQGCPVCGRSKSGTD, encoded by the coding sequence ATGAGCCATCATATCACCGAGGCCAAGGATCTATTTTATTCCTATCCCGACGGCCATCAGGCCGTCAACGGCCTGTCCTTCCGCATCCACCACGGGGAATCGGTGGGCATCATCGGCGCCAACGGGGCCGGAAAATCCACCCTGCTGATGCTTTTGACGGGCATCCTTGCCCCGGCAAAGGGCGAGGTGGTCATCGGCGAGGTCAGGCTTACCAAGCACACCCTGAACATGATCCGGCAGAGGCTGGGAATGGTGTTCCAGAATCCCGATGACCAGCTTTTCATGACCACGGTCCATGACGACGTGGCCTTCGGCCCGCGCAATCTGAAGATCGACGAACCCCAGGTGGAGCAAAGGGTGGTCTCGGCGTTGGAACAGGTCGGCATACTGCATCTTAAAGACCGGGCCCCGTTCCATCTCTCGGCCGGGGAAAAGCGGGCCGCGGCCATCGCCTCGGTGCTGTCCATGTCCCCGGACATCCTGATACTGGACGAGCCCACCTCTTCGCTGGACCCCAAGTCCCGGCGGCGTTTGATGAATATACTCAGGGGATTCGAGCATACCAAGATAATCACCTCCCACGATCTGGATATGGTGCTGGAGATCTGTCAGCGGGTCATCGTCATGAAAGACGGACAGGCCATAGCCGACGGCCCGGCCAAAGATATTCTGACGAACCAGGTATTGATGGAGGAGGCCGGCCTGGAGATCCCGTTAAGCCTGCAAGGGTGCCCGGTGTGCGGAAGATCGAAATCGGGCACAGATTAA
- the cbiQ gene encoding cobalt ECF transporter T component CbiQ has product MSNIINAIYNIRQFDELASRDSFIHRLHPLAKLLATLVYTVLLVSYDKHATIALLPLVFFPVFVAAAAKIPPGPLLKRLLYIEPMIVGIGLLNPLFDHSTVNILGYTMSSGWLIFLSIFLKGTLAVTSALLLIATTGMEGVALSLRKLKVPRIFVLQTILTYRYISVLLEEAARTVQAHALRAFSSQGLKREVWGPLLGQILIRTMDRAQRVYDAMCLRGFRGEYHTGKGPGTGWGDTMYVLTWGAFFILSRLINLPLWLGNVMTGVSR; this is encoded by the coding sequence ATGTCCAATATCATAAACGCCATATATAATATCCGGCAGTTCGATGAACTGGCCAGTCGGGATTCCTTCATCCATCGATTGCATCCCCTGGCCAAGCTGCTGGCCACCCTGGTTTACACGGTGCTGCTGGTCTCCTACGACAAGCACGCCACCATTGCCCTGCTGCCTTTGGTATTCTTTCCGGTATTCGTTGCAGCAGCAGCGAAAATACCCCCGGGACCCCTGTTAAAGCGTCTTTTGTACATCGAACCGATGATAGTGGGGATAGGCCTTCTGAATCCGTTATTCGACCACAGCACGGTGAATATATTGGGATATACGATGTCGTCCGGCTGGCTGATCTTCCTGTCAATATTTTTAAAAGGGACCTTGGCCGTGACCTCGGCGCTGCTGCTGATAGCCACCACTGGCATGGAGGGGGTGGCACTTTCCCTGAGAAAACTTAAAGTTCCCAGGATATTCGTCCTCCAGACGATCCTGACCTACCGGTACATATCCGTTCTGCTGGAGGAGGCCGCCAGAACCGTCCAGGCCCACGCCCTTAGGGCTTTCAGTTCCCAAGGGCTTAAACGGGAAGTATGGGGTCCGCTGCTGGGGCAGATCCTTATAAGGACCATGGACCGGGCCCAGAGGGTCTATGATGCCATGTGCCTGCGGGGCTTCAGGGGCGAATACCATACCGGAAAAGGGCCGGGGACGGGCTGGGGCGACACCATGTATGTATTGACCTGGGGCGCATTCTTTATTCTGTCCCGCCTGATAAACCTTCCCCTGTGGCTGGGAAATGTGATGACGGGAGTTTCAAGATGA
- a CDS encoding energy-coupling factor ABC transporter permease, whose protein sequence is MHMADALISPVVGGAMWAATAGAAAYSIKKVQDGLDQKKIPLMGVMGAFIFAAQMINFSIPGTGSSGHLGGGLLLAVLLGPYAGFLTMSSILIIQALFFADGGLLALGSNIFNMGFFTCFVAYPLIYKKMIGKDISPKRIMIASMAAAIIGLQLGAFAVVLETLFSGKTELPFSTFVLLMQPIHLAIGIVEGLVTAAVISFVWKARPEIMEKASLNQALGGGLSLKKVMTGLAAAAVLTGAVLSWFASSHPDGLEWAMFKASGQEELEAADPAYEKLAAVQDKTAFLPDYGFKVSGSERPAGEQNEKWPAVNGGTSLSGLVGGIMTLLLAAFMGFIINLSNKTRKKPA, encoded by the coding sequence ATGCATATGGCAGATGCCCTGATCTCGCCGGTGGTGGGCGGAGCAATGTGGGCCGCCACCGCCGGTGCGGCCGCCTATTCCATCAAAAAGGTCCAAGACGGGTTGGACCAGAAAAAAATTCCCCTGATGGGCGTGATGGGGGCCTTCATCTTTGCCGCCCAGATGATAAATTTCTCAATACCCGGCACCGGTTCCAGCGGGCATCTGGGCGGGGGGTTGCTGCTGGCCGTACTGCTGGGCCCCTATGCCGGATTTCTGACCATGTCCTCCATCCTGATAATTCAGGCCCTGTTCTTCGCCGATGGCGGCCTGCTGGCTCTGGGTTCCAATATCTTCAATATGGGTTTTTTCACCTGTTTTGTGGCCTATCCGCTGATCTATAAAAAAATGATCGGGAAAGATATTTCCCCCAAACGGATCATGATCGCTTCAATGGCTGCCGCCATCATTGGACTTCAGCTGGGGGCTTTCGCAGTGGTCCTGGAAACGCTGTTCTCCGGCAAGACCGAACTGCCGTTCAGCACTTTCGTTCTCCTGATGCAGCCCATCCATCTGGCCATAGGGATCGTGGAGGGCCTGGTGACCGCGGCGGTGATATCCTTCGTCTGGAAGGCCCGGCCGGAGATCATGGAAAAGGCGTCATTGAACCAGGCCCTGGGCGGCGGCCTGTCCCTTAAAAAGGTGATGACCGGGCTGGCGGCGGCGGCGGTACTGACCGGGGCGGTGCTCTCCTGGTTCGCCTCCTCCCATCCGGACGGGCTGGAATGGGCCATGTTCAAAGCCTCCGGCCAGGAAGAACTGGAGGCCGCCGACCCTGCTTATGAAAAACTGGCCGCAGTGCAGGATAAGACCGCTTTTCTGCCGGATTACGGGTTCAAGGTTTCCGGAAGCGAAAGGCCGGCCGGGGAACAAAATGAAAAATGGCCGGCGGTCAACGGCGGTACCAGCCTCTCCGGGCTGGTGGGCGGCATAATGACCCTGCTGTTGGCGGCTTTCATGGGCTTCATTATCAACCTGAGCAATAAAACCAGGAAAAAGCCAGCCTAA